From one Populus alba chromosome 17, ASM523922v2, whole genome shotgun sequence genomic stretch:
- the LOC118046129 gene encoding serine/threonine protein phosphatase 2A 57 kDa regulatory subunit B' theta isoform — protein MIKQILNRLPKKSSKSADSRDGSGTSTSSSNASTSSRNSDLVSNRYGSSSAASLTDFNSGPNLGSGYGNKLSQAVNAKLNGNQTGPYEALPSFRDVPNSEKPNLFIRKLNLCCIVFDFNNPTKNLKEKDIKRQTLAELVDYVSSASGRFSETVMQEIVKMLSVNLFRTLTSPPRENKVLEAFDFEEDEPLMDPAWPHLQVVYEFLLRFVASTETDAKLAKRYVDHSFVLRLLDLFDSEDPREREYLKTVLHRIYGKFMVHRPFIRKAINNIFYRFIFETEKHNGIAELLEILGSIINGFALPLKEEHKLFLVRALIPLHKPKCLPMYHQQLSYCITQFVEKDCKLADTVIRGMLKYWPITNSSKEVMFLNELEEVLEATQPADFQRCMVPLFCHIRCCLCSLHFQVAETALFLWNNDHIENLIKQNHRVILPIIFPALERNARQHWNQAVQSLTLNVRKIFSDIDPELFEECLLKFQKEESRENEIKSKREATWKRLEEIAAMKATSNEPVLISPKITRRAPSG, from the exons ATGATTAAACAGATACTCAATAGGCTCCCAAAGAAATCGTCTAAGTCAGCCGATAGTCGTGATGGAAGCGGAACATCTACCTCCTCATCAAATGCTTCTACAAGCTCAAGAAACAGTGATCTAGTCAGTAACCGATATGGAAGCTCGAGTGCTGCGTCTCTGACAGATTTTAATTCAGGTCCAAATTTAGGATCAGGTTATGGCAATAAGCTTTCACAAGCTGTGAATGCAAAGCTGAATGGGAACCAAACCGGTCCTTATGAGGCCTTGCCTAGTTTCAGAGATGTTCCCAATTCTGAGAAGCCGAACTTGTTTATCAGAAAGCTAAACTTATGTTGCATTGTGTTTGACTTCAATAACCCTACAAAGAAccttaaagaaaaagatatcaAGCGACAAACTTTGGCAGAGCTTGTGGATTATGTTTCTTCAGCCAGTGGGAGGTTCTCAGAAACTGTAATGCAAGAGATTGTTAAGATGTTGTCTGTAAATTTGTTTAGAACACTCACTTCTCCTCCTCGTGAGAACAAAGTCTTAGAAGCTTTTGATTTCGAGGAAGACGAACCTTTGATGGACCCTGCATGGCCTCATTTACAAGTTGTTTATGAATTTCTTTTGAGGTTTGTGGCGTCAACTGAAACTGATGCAAAGTTAGCGAAGAGGTACGTTGATCACTCATTTGTTCTCAGGTTGTTAGATCTTTTTGATTCAGAGGATCCCAGAGAGAGGGAGTATCTGAAAACAGTTTTGCATCGTATATATGGGAAATTCATGGTGCATCGGCCATTCATCAGGAAAGCAATTAATAACATCTTCTATCGCTTTATTTTTGAAACTGAGAAGCATAATGGGATTGCAGAGCTATTAGAGATTCTGGGAAGTATAATCAATGGGTTTGCTCTGCCTCTGAAAGAAGAGCACAAGCTTTTCCTTGTTCGAGCTCTCATTCCACTTCACAAACCAAAATGCTTGCCAATGTATCACCAGCAATTATCATACTGCATTACTCAATTTGTGGAGAAAGACTGCAAGCTTGCTGATACTGTTATACGGGGGATGCTGAAGTATTGGCCAATCACAAATAGTTCGAAAGAggttatgtttttaaatgagTTGGAGGAAGTTTTAGAAGCAACACAACCAGCAGATTTCCAGCGCTGTATGGTGCCCTTGTTCTGCCATATTCGCTGTTGCTTGTGTAGTTTGCATTTTCAG GTGGCAGAGACGGCTCTGTTCTTGTGGAACAATGATCACATTGAGAACCTAATCAAACAGAATCACAGAGTCATACTGCCAATCATCTTCCCGGCATTGGAGAGAAATGCAAGACAGCACTGGAATCAAGCAGTACAAAGCTTGACACTGAATGTTCGCAAGATCTTTTCTGATATCGACCCAGAGCTCTTTGAGGAGTGTTTACTCAAGTTTCAGAAAGAGGAATCACGAGAGAATGAGATTAAGTCGAAACGTGAAGCTACATGGAAACGCTTGGAGGAGATTGCTGCAATGAAAGCTACAAGTAATGAGCCAGTGCTCATCTCCCCCAAAATCACGAGGCGGGCACCATCTGGGTAG
- the LOC118046112 gene encoding cystinosin homolog, translating into MASWNSIPLEIAYETFGWIAFFSWSISFYPQVILNFRRKSVVGLNFDFVVLNLTKHSSYLIYNASLYFSSAIQHQYFEKYGHGEMIPVAANDVAFSIHAVLLTAITLFQIVIYDRGNQKVSKISIATVCVVWLVAAVCFFIALPSNSWLWLISIFNSIQVFMTVIKYIPQVIMNFMRKSTDGFSIGNILLDFLGGVTNYAQMAVQSIDQNSWVNFYGNIGKTLLSLVSIFFDLVFMCQHYILYPEKKAVPPKLNKEGTEPLIRFSEERATPENV; encoded by the exons ATGGCATCATGGAATTCAATTCCATTGGAAATCGCCTACGAAACGTTTGGATGGATCGCCTTCTTTTCATGGTCTATCAGTTTCTATCCTCAAGTAATCTTGAATTTCCGACGCAAAAG TGTGGTGGGGTTGAACTTTGATTTCGTGGTGTTGAATTTGACGAAACATTCTTCGTATTTGATATACAACGCTTCTCTTTACTTTAGCTCTGCTATTCAACACCAGTACTTTGAAAAATATGGCCATGGAGAg ATGATACCTGTAGCTGCAAATGATGTTGCTTTCTCAATTCATGCTGTTTTGTTAACAGCAATTACATTATTCCAAATTGTAATCTATGAT CGTGGAAATCAAAAGGTCTCTAAGATTTCTATTGCAACTGTGTGTGTTGTGTGGTTAGTTGCTGcagtatgtttttttatagctttGCCTAGTAACTCTTGGCTGTGGCTCATCTCCATCTTCAA CTCCATTCAAGTTTTTATGACTGTCATCAAGTATATTCCTCAG GTGATCATGAACTTCATGCGAAAGAGCACAGATGGCTTCAGCATTGGAAACattttacttgattttcttGGAGGGGTGACAAATTATGCTCAAATGGCAGTGCAATCTATAGACCAAa ATTCTTGGGTGAACTTCTATGGCAACATAGGAAAAACGTTGTTATCTTTG GTATCCATTTTCTTTGACCTTGTATTCATGTGTCAACACTATATCTTGTATCCTGAGAAGAAAGCTGTTCCTCCCAAACTCAACAAGGAGGGAACAGAGCCACTTATCAGGTTTTCTGAGGAGCGAGCTACGCCAGAAAATGTGTAA
- the LOC118046130 gene encoding glucose-6-phosphate 1-dehydrogenase 6, cytoplasmic, producing the protein MGSGQWMVEKRSSFRSDSFSKEYETVPETGCLSIIVLGASGDLAKKKTFPALYNLYRRGFLQSNEVYIFGYARTKISDDDLRNRIRGYFGKDASEHSEDVSKFLQLIKYVSGSYDTEDGFRLLDKEISEHEVSKNSAEGSSRRLFYLALPPSVYPPVCRMIRKCCMNRSDLGGWTRIVIEKPFGKDLESAEKLSAQIGELFEEPQLYRIDHYLGKELVQNLLVLRFANRFFLPLWNRDNIDNVQIVFREDFGTEGRGGYFDEYGIIRDIIQNHLLQVLCLVAMEKPVSLKPEHIRDEKVKVLQSVLPIKDEDVVLGQYEGYRDDPTVPDHSNTPTFATVVLRIHNERWEGVPFILKAGKALNSRKAEIRVQFKDVPGDIFKCQKQGRNEFVIRLQPSEAMYMKLTVKQPGLEMSTVQSELDLSYKQRYQGVAIPEAYERLILDTIRGDQQHFVRRDELKAAWEIFTPLLHRIDDGEMKPLQYQPGSRGPVEADELLAKAGYVQTHGYIWIPPTL; encoded by the exons ATGGGATCAGGTCAATGGATGGTAGAGAAGAGATCTAGTTTTAGAAGTGATTCATTTTCAAAGGAATACGAGACTGTTCCTGAAACTGGGTGCCTCTCAATTATTGTTCTTGGTGCTTCTGGTGATCTAGCCAAGAAGAAGACTTTCCCTGCTCTCTACAATCTTTATCGCCGG GGATTTCTGCAATCAAATGAAGTTTACATTTTTGGATATGCAAGGACCAAGATTTCAGATGATGATCTCAGAAATCGAATCCGTGG ATATTTTGGCAAAGATGCTTCAGAGCACTCTGAAGATGTATCAAAGTTCTTGCAACTG ATTAAATATGTAAGTGGTTCTTATGATACTGAGGATGGCTTTCGGCTATTGGATAAGGAAATTTCAGAGCATGAAGTATCAAAAAACAGTGCAGAAGGATCATCTCGAAGACTATTTTATCTTGCACTCCCCCCATCAGTGTATCCACCAGTCTGCAGGATGATCAGAAAGTGTTGCATGAATAGAT CTGATCTTGGTGGATGGACTAGAATTGTCATTGAGAAACCTTTCGGCAAAGATTTGGAATCTGCAGAAAAACTCAGTGCCCAGATAGGGGAGTTGTTTGAGGAACCACAACTTTACCGAATTGATCATTACTTGGGAAAAGAATTGGTGCAGAACTTG CTAGTACTCCGTTTTGCAAATCGCTTCTTTTTACCTCTTTGGAACCGCGACAACATTGACAATGTACAG ATTGTGTTCCGAGAAGATTTTGGAACTGAAGGTCGTGGTGGATATTTTGATGAATACGG GATTATCCGTGATATTATTCAAAATCACTTATTACAG GTTCTTTGTTTGGTTGCCATGGAGAAGCCCGTTTCTCTCAAACCTGAACATATTCGGGATGAGAAAGTGAAG GTTCTTCAATCAGTACTTCCAATCAAAGATGAAGATGTTGTTCTTGGACAGTATGAAGGCTACAGAGATGACCCAACAGTTCCTGATCACTCAAATACCCCAACATTTGCAACTGTTGTTCTGAGAATACATAATGAAAGATGGGAAG GGGTTCCTTTCATACTAAAGGCCGGGAAAGCATTGAATTCAAGGAAGGCAGAGATACGTGTTCAATTTAAGGATGTTCCTGGTGATATATTCAAAT GTCAAAAGCAAGGAAGAAATGAGTTTGTGATACGCCTGCAACCCTCAGAAGCCATGTACATGAAACTTACG GTGAAGCAGCCTGGACTTGAGATGTCTACTGTTCAAAGTGAACTAGACTTGTCATATAAGCAACGTTATCAAGGGGTTGCCATCCCGGAGGCATATGAACGTCTGATTCTTGACAC AATTAGAGGTGATCAGCAGCATTTTGTTCGCAGAGATGAGTTGAAG GCGGCATGGGAGATTTTCACACCCCTTCTGCATAGGATTGACGATGGGGAGATGAAGCCATTGCAATACCAACCAGGCAGCCGAGGTCCAGTCGAAGCAGATGAGTTGTTGGCAAAAGCTGGTTATGTTCAAACACATGGCTATATCTGGATTCCTCCCACATTATAG
- the LOC118046109 gene encoding DNA repair protein UVH3 isoform X5 — MVAEEEGSDEDEEMILPHGKVDPAVLAALPPSMQLDLLVQMREKLIAENRQRYQKVKKVPEKFSELQIQAYLKTVAFRREIDQVQKAAAGNDVGGVQASRIASDANREFIFSSSFSGDKELLTTAGVKRRKGHEQQKEPVKQPSSDFVAGVASICKSNTVTGFSQDESSSTFDDDVETYLDERGHMRVSRVRAMGMRMTRDLQRNLDLMKEIEKEKMLSIKTPSTRSVHDRNKIGTPRCFPNENHNGESSHGIDGNSTNLNKMNEQSLLSNETSVQISFEVGDESKHFSSDDEVFASLVAEKPVKISSAGNSTSRRYSDDSAFDSDWEEGIVEGKANSSPNDVELRTKPSLKASNVSDDSEVEWMEGDSDIHDNSSYLAESKRKLVSKGTLEEEAAYQDAIRRSLNDLVVEKFIQSQSNPENIKISGENVRNDSEVEWVEVDVDVHDKSSYPAKSRNQVSGGSIEDEAGLQEAIIRSLSDLGSEKSIHSESDPRNVKSSRGHAYEGVGFLDQEDNSSAMLRKDATQQSKSISEILGFENLGDAGEVNISQAFPSVGSQLKSSKAYNPDDVVMLINESRESYVHSNPARISQDVDKRENECRGMPSIESIGPLEAKENHLNLEPASDIENGGLSASQEKYSRDGSHTAIVASTYLPLTELIDDRNDKKAEPSTFIGGEKISSEAEPPCLSVENSFPEDSVNGSDFAEKLDGEKKAEDHHSERECYISKSASMDNENEQVNFTEASLENEMLILDQEYSNLGDEQRKLERNAESVTSEMFAECQELLQMFGLPYIIAPMEAEAQCAYMELANYVDGAVTDDSDVFLFGARNVYKNIFDDRKYVETYFMKDIEKELGLSREKLIRMALLLGSDYTEGVSGIGIVNAIEVVTAFPEEDGLKKFRDWIESPDPAILGKFDVQTGLGARKKESKVGGSEANCTGNGMEGTNPSGLNIPQAHEEKQSADHDQVIKQVFMDKHRNVSKNWHIPSSFPSEAVISAYSCPQVDKSTEPFTWGKPDLHALHRLCWEKFGWNFQKSDELLLPVLKEYNKHETQLRLEAFYSFNERFAKIRSKRIKKAVKGITGNQYSDMMDDPVEEVSKSRTGNLSGKSGDNEPQTHSKRTARNAPGNKSSFLEKSKPKRSRKRTAEEPVFPEVENTEATVRQCSDRGFLRNRKGRGRGQGRGRGRGRGKANLCFEQSDSSSCDVDSGHDEHEVHVYESSGPHELRKSTRLRKPVNYTVDDLEIDDVEKSLDQGDKKGFDKEALHQDFSSAQEARGDGGIGIKDNEQLEVGDSSLQSFSRDYLERGDGFCFDGEEVGLPGVDRNSHFSEVEPSDDHLERGGGFCLDESDAGMDQGTAHSPPATGDLLEDVEHGTEHLKEVGDGGRTSASETELNADSVVAAAHAGGHLRSSVSGPEITKNETGATGGAGSLSAMPYFLKRKRRKM; from the exons GTTGCTTACAACTGCTGGagtgaagagaagaaaaggacacGAGCAACAAAAGGAACCAGTAAAGCAACCATCTTCAGATTTTGTGGCTGGTGTTGCATCTATCTGTAAGTCCAATACTGTGACAGGATTTTCCCAGGATGAATCTAGCAGTacttttgatgatgatgttgagACATATCTTGATGAAAGAGGTCATATGCGAGTCAGTAGAGTCAGAGCCATGGGGATGCGCATGACCCGTGATTTGCAAAGGAACTTGGATTtaatgaaagaaattgaaaaggagaAAATGCTTTCTATCAAGACTCCAAGTACTCGGTCTGTGCATGACAGAAATAAGATTGGTACCCCCAGATGTTTTCCCAATGAAAATCATAATGGAGAAAGTTCACATGGTATCGATGGCAACTCCACTAACTTGAACAAGATGAACGAGCAGTCCTTGTTGAGTAATGAGACTTCTGTGCAGATATCTTTTGAAGTTGGTGACGAGAGCAAGCATTTTAGCAGTGATGACGAAGTGTTTGCTTCTTTAGTAGCTGAAAAGCCTGTAAAAATCTCTTCTGCTGGCAATAGTACATCAAGAAGATATTCTGATGATTCTGCTTTTGATAGTGACTGGGAGGAAGGAATTGTTGAAGGAAAAGCTAATAGTTCTCCTAATGATGTTGAATTAAGAACTAAGCCATCTCTTAAGGCTAGCAATGTTAGCGATGATAGTGAAGTGGAATGGATGGAAGGAGATTCTGATATTCATGATAACTCCTCCTATCTAGCTGaatcaaaaagaaaactagTTTCCAAAGGTACTTTGGAAGAAGAAGCTGCTTATCAGGATGCTATTAGGAGAAGTCTTAATGATTTAGTGGTTGAAAAATTCATCCAGTCGCAATCTAACccagaaaatattaaaatctctgGAGAAAATGTTAGGAATGACAGTGAAGTGGAATGGGTAGAAGTAGATGTTGATGTTCATGATAAGTCCTCATATCCAGCTAAATCAAGAAATCAAGTTTCTGGAGGTTCTATAGAAGATGAGGCTGGTTTGCAGGAGGCCATAATTAGAAGTCTTAGTGATCTTGGGAGTGAAAAATCCATCCACTCAGAATCTGATCCTAGAAATGTTAAAAGCTCTAGAGGACATGCTTATGAGGGTGTGGGCTTTCTTGATCAAGAAGATAATAGTTCAGCTATGCTCAGGAAGGATGCTACCCAACAAAGCAAATCAATCTctgaaattttgggttttgaaaacCTAGGTGATGCAGGTGAAGTTAATATCTCACAAGCCTTTCCATCTGTGGGTAGCCAATTAAAGTCATCTAAAGCTTATAATCCTGATGATGTGGTGATGCTAATAAATGAATCACGTGAAAGTTATGTGCATTCTAATCCTGCCCGGATAAGCCAAGATGTGGATAAAAGGGAGAATGAGTGCCGAGGCATGCCATCTATTGAATCAATTGGCCCTTTGGAAGCAAAGGAGAACCACTTGAATTTGGAACCTGCTTCTGATATTGAGAATGGTGGGTTATCTGCCTCCCAGGAGAAGTATTCAAGAGACGGCTCTCATACCGCTATAGTAGCATCTACTTATCTACCGCTTACTGAGCTAATTGATGATAGAAATGATAAGAAAGCAGAGCCATCCACGTTCATTGGTGGAGAGAAAATTAGTTCTGAGGCTGAGCCACCATGCCTTTCAGTTGAGAACTCTTTCCCAGAAGATTCAGTGAATGGCAGTGATTTTGCAGAGAAACTTGACGGAGAAAAAAAAGCAGAAGACCATCATAGTGAAAGGGAATGCTATATCAGCAAATCTGCATCCATGGATAATGAGAATGAACAGGTCAATTTTACAGAGGCTAGTTTGGAGAATGAAATGCTAATACTAGATCAAGAATATAGTAATCTAGGAGATGAACAGAGAAAGCTTGAGCGTAATGCGGAATCAGTCACCAGTGAGATGTTTGCAGAATGTCAG GAGCTGCTGCAGATGTTTGGCTTACCATATATTATAGCACCAATGGAAGCAGAAGCTCAATGTGCATatatggaacttgcaaattatgTTGATGGTGCTGTGACTGATGATTCTGATGTCTTCTTGTTTGGAGCTCGAAATGTGTATAAGAATATATTTGATGATCGTAAATATGTGGAGACATACTTCATGAAG GATATTGAGAAAGAGCTTGGTCTATCAAGAGAGAAATTAATTCGCATGGCTCTGCTTCTTGGAAGTGATTATACCGAGGGAGTTAG TGGCATTGGCATTGTCAATGCTATTGAGGTTGTGACTGCATTCCCAGAGGAGGATGGCCTTAAAAAATTCAGGGATTGGATTGAATCACCAGATCCAGCTATCCTAGGAAAGTTTGATGTTCAAACTGGTCTGGGTGCGAGGAAAAAAGAGTCAAAGGTTGGTGGTAGTGAAGCAAATTGCACAGGTAATGGCATGGAAGGAACGAACCCATCTGGCCTAAACATTCCTCAAGCTCATGAAGAAAAGCAATCTGCAGATCATGATCAAGTGATAAAGCAGGTTTTCATGGATAAGCAT AGAAATGTGAGCAAGAACTGGCAcattccttcttcttttccGAGTGAAGCAGTCATTTCTGCGTATTCTTGCCCGCAAGTGGACAAATCAACTGAGCCTTTCACATGGGGAAAACCAGATCTTCATGCTCTTCACAG ATTATGCTGGGAAAAGTTTGGGTGGAACTTTCAGAAGTCAGATGAGTTGCTACTTCCTGTTCTGAAGGAGTATAATAAACATGAG ACTCAACTACGACTGGAAGCATTTTACAGTTTCAATGAAAGATTTGCAAAAATTCGTAGCAAGAGAATCAAGAAGGCTGTTAAAGGGATCACTGGAAACCAATACTCTGACATGATGGATGATCCTGTGGAAGAAGTTTCTAAAAGTAGAACTGGAAATTTATCTGGGAAATCTGGTGACAATGAACCTCAGACACATTCAAAGAGAACTGCAAGAAATGCTCCTGGCAATAAGAGTAGTTTTCtggaaaaatcaaaaccaaagagGTCCAGGAAAAGGACTGCTGAGGAGCCTGTTTTTCCTGAAGTTGAGAATACAGAGGCAACTGTTAGGCAATGTAGCGATAGAGGATTCCTAAGAAACAGAAAAGGTAGAGGGAGAGGCcagggaaggggaaggggaaggggaaggggaaagGCAAATCTTTGTTTTGAACAATCAGATTCAAGCTCTTGTGATGTTGATAGTGGTCATGATGAGCATGAAGTGCATGTGTATGAGTCAAGTGGCCCACATGAATTGCGGAAG TCAACACGGTTGCGGAAGCCTGTAAATTACACAGTCGATGACTTGGAAATTGATGATGTGGAGAAGTCCTTGGACCAGGGTGATAAAAAGGGGTTTGACAAAGAGGCACTGCATCAAGATTTCTCTTCTGCTCAAGAAGCACGTGGAGATGGTGGCATTGGCATCAAAGACAATGAACAACTTGAAGTGGGAGATTCTTCACTTCAGAGCTTCTCCAGGGATTATCTTGAAAGGGGAGATGGATTTTGCTTTGATGGAGAGGAAGTTGGTCTCCCTGGCGTGGACCGAAATAGCCATTTTTCGGAGGTTGAACCTTCTGATGATCACCTTGAAAGGGGAGGTGGTTTTTGCCTGGATGAAAGTGACGCAGGCATGGACCAAGGCACTGCCCATAGCCCACCTGCAACTGGTGATCTTTTGGAAGATGTTGAGCATGGTACTGAGCACCTGAAGGAGGTCGGAGATGGAGGGAGGACGAGTGCTTCTGAAACTGAGTTGAATGCAGACAGCGTGGTTGCAGCAGCACATGCTGGTGGTCATTTAAGGAGCAGTGTCTCTGGCCCAGAAATAACTAAGAATGAGACGGGGGCAACTGGTGGTGCAGGAAGTCTAAGTGCAATGCCGTACTTCCTTAAAAGAAAACGGAGGAAAATGTGA